One window from the genome of Elaeis guineensis isolate ETL-2024a chromosome 5, EG11, whole genome shotgun sequence encodes:
- the LOC105046383 gene encoding uncharacterized protein isoform X2, which yields MEGKKPTASSPSSSSSSRIADDLFGRKEAAASSVSSSSSSSGYFNSVFPPVSSIMGKDSAHSDLYWTLDKQKTEGQIGNSQSSRADDKCQGGPSKSHTTTNKDGKSAYSFESAESSYFGSSIHYGGREIYTSSPSMWTSGAPNNYKNNDDDDLGDSNVATRGDWWQGSLYY from the exons ATGGAGGGCAAGAAACCCAccgcttcttctccttcttcgtcttcttcttcAAGAATTGCCGACGATCTTTTCGGCCGGAAGGAGGCGGCGGCTTCCTCTGTTTCCTCCTCATCCTCGTCCTCTGGCTATTTCAACAGCGTTTTCCCTCCTGTCTCATCG ATCATGGGAAAGGATTCGGCACATTCCGACTTGTACTGGACGTTGGACAAGCAGAAAACTGAGGGTCAGATAGGGAATTCTCAGAGCTCACGAGCAG ATGATAAATGTCAAGGTGGCCCAAGCAAAAGCCATACCACAACTAACAAAGATGGGAAATCAGCCTATTCCTTTGAATCAGCAGAATCGTCCTATTTTGGCTCTTCCATTCATTATGGTGGCAGAGAAATTTATACCAGCTCTCCATCCATGTGGACTTCTGGAGCTCCTAATAAT tataaaaacaatgatgaCGATGATTTAGGTGATTCAAATGTTGCTACTAGAGGTGATTGGTGGCAAG GTTCACTTTACTATTGA
- the LOC105046383 gene encoding uncharacterized protein isoform X1, whose translation MEGKKPTASSPSSSSSSRIADDLFGRKEAAASSVSSSSSSSGYFNSVFPPVSSIMGKDSAHSDLYWTLDKQKTEGQIGNSQSSRAVTSPDDKCQGGPSKSHTTTNKDGKSAYSFESAESSYFGSSIHYGGREIYTSSPSMWTSGAPNNYKNNDDDDLGDSNVATRGDWWQGSLYY comes from the exons ATGGAGGGCAAGAAACCCAccgcttcttctccttcttcgtcttcttcttcAAGAATTGCCGACGATCTTTTCGGCCGGAAGGAGGCGGCGGCTTCCTCTGTTTCCTCCTCATCCTCGTCCTCTGGCTATTTCAACAGCGTTTTCCCTCCTGTCTCATCG ATCATGGGAAAGGATTCGGCACATTCCGACTTGTACTGGACGTTGGACAAGCAGAAAACTGAGGGTCAGATAGGGAATTCTCAGAGCTCACGAGCAG TTACATCTCCAGATGATAAATGTCAAGGTGGCCCAAGCAAAAGCCATACCACAACTAACAAAGATGGGAAATCAGCCTATTCCTTTGAATCAGCAGAATCGTCCTATTTTGGCTCTTCCATTCATTATGGTGGCAGAGAAATTTATACCAGCTCTCCATCCATGTGGACTTCTGGAGCTCCTAATAAT tataaaaacaatgatgaCGATGATTTAGGTGATTCAAATGTTGCTACTAGAGGTGATTGGTGGCAAG GTTCACTTTACTATTGA